In Mytilus edulis chromosome 7, xbMytEdul2.2, whole genome shotgun sequence, a single genomic region encodes these proteins:
- the LOC139480890 gene encoding GTPase KRas-like isoform X1: MTEYKLVVVGAGGVGKSALTIQLIQNHFVEEYDPTIEDSYRKQVVIDGETCLLDILDTAGQEEYSAMRDQYMRTGEGFLCVFAVNNTKSFEDINQYREQIKRVKDADEVPMVLVGNKVDLPTRTVDAKQARPVADSYNIPYVETSAKTRQGVDDAFYTLVREIRKYKERKGPKKGKKKPRCLLI; the protein is encoded by the exons CTGGTGGCGTAGGCAAAAGTGCATTAACCATCCAACTTATACAGAATCA TTTTGTAGAAGAATATGATCCTACAATAG AGGATTCCTACAGAAAACAAGTGGTAATTGATGGAGAAACATGTCTACTAGATATCCTAGATACTGCAGGTCAAGAAGAATACAG TGCTATGAGAGATCAGTATATGAGAACGGGAGAAGGATTTCTTTGTGTGTTTGctgtaaataatacaaaatcgTTTGAAGACATTAATCAGTATAGAGAACAG atcaaAAGAGTTAAAGATGCAGATGAAGTGCCAATGGTCT tGGTAGGAAATAAAGTGGATTTACCGACACGGACAGTAGATGCAAAGCAAGCAAGGCCAGTAGCAGATAGTTATAATATACCGTATGTAGAGACCTCAGCCAAAACAAGACAGGGTGTTGATGATGCTTTTTATACTCTAGTGAGAGAAATTAGAAAATAT AAAGAAAGAAAAGGTCCTAAGAAAGGGAAAAAGAAGCCAAGGTGCTTATTAATATGA
- the LOC139480890 gene encoding GTPase KRas-like isoform X2 has protein sequence MTEYKLVVVGAGGVGKSALTIQLIQNHFVEEYDPTIEDSYRKQVVIDGETCLLDILDTAGQEEYSAMRDQYMRTGEGFLCVFAVNNTKSFEDINQYREQIKRVKDADEVPMVLVGNKVDLPTRTVDAKQARPVADSYNIPYVETSAKTRQGVDDAFYTLVREIRKYKERKGPKKGKKKPRCLLI, from the exons ctGGTGGTGTTGGTAAAAGTGCCCTGACCATACAACTTATTCAAAATCA TTTTGTAGAAGAATATGATCCTACAATAG AGGATTCCTACAGAAAACAAGTGGTAATTGATGGAGAAACATGTCTACTAGATATCCTAGATACTGCAGGTCAAGAAGAATACAG TGCTATGAGAGATCAGTATATGAGAACGGGAGAAGGATTTCTTTGTGTGTTTGctgtaaataatacaaaatcgTTTGAAGACATTAATCAGTATAGAGAACAG atcaaAAGAGTTAAAGATGCAGATGAAGTGCCAATGGTCT tGGTAGGAAATAAAGTGGATTTACCGACACGGACAGTAGATGCAAAGCAAGCAAGGCCAGTAGCAGATAGTTATAATATACCGTATGTAGAGACCTCAGCCAAAACAAGACAGGGTGTTGATGATGCTTTTTATACTCTAGTGAGAGAAATTAGAAAATAT AAAGAAAGAAAAGGTCCTAAGAAAGGGAAAAAGAAGCCAAGGTGCTTATTAATATGA